The genomic DNA ACCGACGCACACCTGCTGCGCGCCTACGCTGTCGCGATCGACGTGCGCGTCACCAGTCCGAATGTCACGGACGCTCTGAAGATCGTCACCGAGCATCGAGAGGGTCTCGCCTTCGAGGTGCTGGTGCCGTACGTGGACGGCGACGACCACTTCATGATCGACACGGACTCGATGACCCTGAGCACCGGGCGGCACCGTCTCTGGCACACCGGCGCGACGCCGTCGGCCTGAACGGGAGAATCAGAACCGGATCACCTGGCGGACGGCGGCGCCGTCGGCCAGGGAGTCCATGCCCTCGTTGATCTGGTCGAGCGTGATGACGCCGCTGATGAGCTTCTCCACCGGCAGGCGGCCGGCGCGCCACAGCTCGACGTACCGCGGGATGTCGCGCTGCGGGACGGCGGAGCCCAGGTAGCTGCCGATGATCGTGCGGGCCTCGGCGGTGAGCACCAGTGGGCTGATCTCCGAGCGTGCGGCGGGATTCGGCAGCCCGACGGTGACCGTCCGGCCGCCGACGGCGGTGGCGGCGACCGCGGATTCGAAGGCGCGGGGATGCCCGGCGGCCTCGATCACGACCGGCGCGCGAACACCGGCCTCGGCCAGTTCCGCAGGGGTGTAGGCGGCGTCGGCGCCGAGGGCGCGCACCTGCTCCAGCTTGGCGGGCTGCGCGTCGACGCCGATCACGCGGCCGACGGCACCGTCGGCCTGCAGGGACAGGGCGGTGAGGACGGCGGCCATGCCGACCCCGCCCAGGCCGATGACGATCACGTCGTCGCCGTCCGACGGGGCGCCGGCGTTGAGGACCGCGCCGCCGCCGGTGAGCACCGCGCAGCCCAGCACGGCCGCGATCTCCGGCGGCACGTCGGCATCCACGCGGGTCACCGACCGGGCGTCGACCACGGCGTGGGTCGCGAAGCCGGAGACGCCGAGGTGGTGGTGCACCTCCGCACCGTCGCGCGAGAGCCTCCGGCCGCCGCCCAGCAGCTCGCCGGCGTTGTTCGCGACGCTGCCGGGCGTGCACGGGAGCTGGCCGTCGGTGCGGCAGTTGGCGCACTCGCCGCAGCGGGGGAGGAAGGCCATCACCACACGGTCGCCGACCGCGACACCCTCCGTTCCGGGTCCGAGGGCTTCGACGATGCCCGCCGCCTCGTGCCCGAGCAGCATCGGGACCGGACGGACGCGGTTGCCGTCGACCACGGACAGGTCCGAGTGGCAGAGGCCGGCGGCCTCGATGCGGACGAGGAGCTCGCCGGGGCCCGGGGGCGCGAGCTCGAGCTCACCCACCGAGATCGGCGTCGACTGCGCGTACGGACGCGCGCGCCCGATCTCCTCCAGCACCGCTCCGCGGATCCGCATCAGTACTCGACCTCCAGTTCCGGCGACGTCGGCTTCGCCTGGCACCCCAGAATGTAGCCGTCCTCGGCGTCGTCGGGGTCGAGTCCGTCGGTCACCGCCATCTCGACGGTGCCCTTCGTCAGCCTGCACAGGCACGTGGCGCACTCGCCCGACTGGCAGGAGTAGGGCACGTCGTGGCCGTTGTTGATGAGCACGTCGACCAGGGACTCGCCCGCGGGCCACGGCACGGTGAACGTCGCGCCCAGGTTGTGGACGGTGACCTGCGGCGAGTCCGCGGCGACCTCCACCTCGTGCGGCACGATGTCGGCGAAGGCGTCGCCGGTGAGCGAGGCGTAGATCTCCTGATGCACCTGCTCGCGCGGGGTGCCGATGACCCTGCACGCCTCCTTGCAGGCGGCCATGAACTCGTCGCGGCCGCACAGGTACGTCGCGCGGGAGTGGTACGGCGTGAGGAGCGCGGCGAGCGTGTCCGCGTCGGGGATCCCGCGCTCGTCCTCCATCCACCAGATCACCGTGAGCCGCTCGTGCTCGGCCTCGAGCCGGGCGATCTCCGCGCGGAAGATGGTGTTGGCCGCGTCGGCGTTCGCGTACAGCAGCGCGACCGGCTGCGTACCCGCCTGCAGCGCCGCCGACAGGATCGACATGATCGGCGTGATGCCGCTGCCCGCCGCGAGCAGCAGCAGCGGCACGTCGAGACTCTCCGGCACGAAGACGCCCGACGGCGGCAGGACCTCCAGTTCGTCGCCGGCCGCGATGTTGTCGCAGAGCCAGTTCGAGGCGTACCCGTCGACGGTCCGCTTGACGGTCACGCCGGGCTTCGCGTCGTCGAAGGGGGAGGTGTACAGCGAGTACGACCGCGCGACGGATCCAGTCCGCTCGGACGGGACGCGGACGGTGACGAACTGCCCGGGCCGGTAATCCCACTCCGCGTCGAAGACGAAGGACTTCGCGAGCGCCGTCTCGTCGATCACCTCGGTGACGGTGACGATCTGACTGCGGCTCGAATGGGGGGTGAGGCTCATGCGTCCAGGTTATCGGCCGAGCGTGCGGTGGATTCTTCCCGCCCAGCGGGCACTATCGACCGCACGGGCCGGGCGAGTGCGGACTCAGCGTTCCCACAGCGGTCGTGACTACCGTGCATCCGGTGGATCATCCGTTGCCCGCCGCCGTCGCCGACGTCTGGGACCGCGTCGTCGCCGATGTCGCGGCCCGGTCGCCGGCCCCCGCCGCCTCCGTGCTGGTGGGCACGGCCGTCGCCGCCCTCGTCCTGGTCCTGTGGCGGCCGGCGTGGCGCCGGGCCGGGCACATCGTGACCATCGCCCACGAGGGCGGCCACGCCGTGACCGCCGTGGCGTGCGGGCGGCGGCTCAGCGGCATCCGGCTGCACTCCGACGCCTCCGGGCTCACCGTCTCCCGCGGCCGGCCCCGCGGGCCGGGCATGGTCGCGACGTTCGCGGCCGGATACCCCGCGCCCACGGTGATCGGCCTGGTCGCCGCCGTCCTGCTCTCCCGCGGCTATGCGCTCGCCGCGCTGTGGGCCGCCGTGCTCCTGCTGGCGCTGCTGCTGGTGCGGATCCGCAACGTCTTCGGCCTGTACGTGGTGGCGGCCGCCGCAGCGATCGTCGTGGCGGTCTCCTGGTGGGCGAATCCGGAGGCCAAGATCGCGCTGGCGCACCTCGGCACCTGGTTCCTCCTCTTCGGGGCACCCCGCGCCGTCGTCGAGCTGCACCGGATCCGCCGGCGCGGGCGGGGCCGCGAGAGCGACGCCGACCAGCTGGCGCGGCTGACGGGGATCCCCGGCGGCCTCTGGGTGGCCCTGTTCGCGGCGGCGACCGTCGGGGGAGCGGCGCTGGGTGTGCTCCTGCTCGCGGGCCGGGCCGGTCTGACTCCCGGCTGAGCGCCGAGGCGATGGACGGGAACCGGTCCTACAGTGGTGTAGATTTCGAGGCGGGAACTGACGTCCCGTTCACCGAAAGGGAGTGGACATGGCTCACGACGTGATCATCGTCGGCGCGGGGTTCGGCGGCATGGGGGCCGCTATCGAGTTGCTCGGCCGCGGCCGCAGCGACATCGTGATCCTCGAGCGGGAGGACGACCTGGGCGGGACGTGGCACGTCAACCACTACCCGGGCCTGTCCGTCGACATCGCCTCGGTCACCTACTCGTACTCCTTCGAGCCGAACCCGAACTGGTCCCGGCTCTACGCCCCGGGGTCCGAACTGAAGGCGTACGCGAGCCGCGTCGCCGACAAGTACGGCCTGCGCCCGCTCATGCGCTTCGGCGTCGAGGTCACCGGGGCCGAGTGGGACCCGCAGGCCGCGGAGTGGGAGGTCACCGTCGTGCGCGACGGTGGGCTGGAGCAGAAGCTCCGCACCCGCTACCTCATCACCGCCACGGGCTTCCTCAGCCAGCCCAAGCTGCCCGACATCGAAGGCATCGACGACTTCGCCGGCACCGTCATCCATAGCGCGAAGTGGGACGACGACGCCGACCTCGCCGGGCAGCGGATCGGCGTCATCGGCACCGGCGCGACCGGCGTCCAGCTCGTGCCCGAGCTGGCCAAGGTCGCGGGGCACCTCACCGTCTTCCAGCGCACCCCGATCTGGGTGGTGCCCAAGGTCGACTTCGCGGTCCCGGGCCCGGTGAAGGCGCTGTTCGGGGCGCTGCCGATCACTCAGCGGGCCGCGCGGCTCGCGAACTCCACCGCGCTCGAGGTGCTCAGCACCGTGGGCGTGCTCAACTACAAGTACGGCCACCGCTTCAACGACCTCGCCGCGGTGCTCGCCAAGGCGCACCTGCGGGCGCAGGTCCGCGACCCCGAGATCCGGAGGGCGCTCACCCCGTCGTACTCCTTCGGCTGCAAGCGGCCCACCTTCTCCAACACGTACTTCCCGACCTTCGAGCGGGAGAACGTGACGCTGGAGGCGTCGTCGATCGCCCGGGTGCTGCCGCACGGCATCGAGATGACGGACGGCACCGTCCACGAGCTCGACACCCTCGTGCTCGCCACCGGGTTCTCCTTGTGGGAGAAGAACTTCCCCGCGATCTCCGTCACCGGCCGGGATGGCCGCGACCTCGGCGAGTTCTGGCGCGAGGGCCGCTTCCAGGCCTACGAGGGCATGGCCGTGCCCAAGTTCCCCAACTTCTTCAGCCTGCACAGCCCCTACAGCTACACGGGCCTGAGCTACTTCTGGACCATCGAGGCGCAGATGGTGCACCTGCGCCGCGTCTTCGACGAGATCGACCGGCGCGGGGCGCGCACCGTCGAGGTGACGGAGCAGGCCAACGCGAAGTTCCTGGAGCGGATGAGCCACCGGCTCGAGCGGTCGGTGTTCCAGCTCGGGGCGTGCGAGGGCAGCCGCAGTTACTACTTCGATCCGCACGGCGAGGCGACGCTCCTGCGGCCGAGCTCGGTGGTCGGTGCCCGGCGCGACGCCCGCGCCTTCCCGATCGACGACTACGCGTTCGCGTAGCCGCCGACCGGGGCGGGTCTACTGCACCTGGAAGACGCCCGTGCAGGTCGACGGTGCCGCGCCCGGCACTCGCGGGGTGACGGTGCCGGTGAACTCGACGACGCCGGAGCCGGTCGCGACCTGCGGGAACCACATGGCGCGGTCGTCGGGGCCGAGGAGCTTGCCGCCGATCTCGGAGCCCGTCCTGCCCGTCGTGCGGTTCTTCCAGTCGACGCGCAGGTCGGTTGCGGTGGGCGCCGGGAACGGGGGAGTCCAGCGGCCGACGGAGACGTCGATCCTGCCCGGCACGGGGTGCAGGTACCCGTCGGAGCCGAGGCTGTGGCCGACGGAGACGTTGGCCCCGCGGTCGGGGGCGTTGCAGATCGGGAGCTGGGCTCCCGGGGCGGCCTGTGCGGCCGCGGGAAGCGCGAGTCCGGCGGCGAGTGCTGCACCGGCGGCGAGGGTGAGGGCGGAGCGGGTGTGAATCATGCGATCTCCTTTGCTCGGGTCATTGCCTTCGCATAGAAGTCGTCGGGGTGTTTGCGAGTGTTACAGCGCGTCCAGCATCGCGATCACCGCGTCGGCCGCCTTCGCGGGGGCGCCGGACTTCGCCGGCGCCAGGTCGTGCGCCGCCGCGACCTCGACGGTCGTCGTCGGCCCGGCGATGAGCGTCGCGGCTTCCGCGAGCTCCTCCGGCGAGGCGAACGGATCGCGCCGGCCGTGCACCAGCACCGTCGGGACGGTGATGTCCGGCAGGTGGGCCGTGCGCGCCTTCTCCGGGCGGCCCGGCGGGTGCAGCGGGTAGGAGAGCAGGACGAGGCCGTCCGGACGGTCGGGCCCCTCCGCGACGGCCATCGACGCCATCCGCCCGCCGTAGCTGTGCCCGCCCCACAGGACCGGGCCGCCGACCTCCAGAACGCGGGCGGTCTCGGCGAACGACGCCCGATCCGCCGGCTGGCCCGACGGCGACGGCGGGCCCTTCGGGCGCAGCCGCCGGAACGGCAGGTCGATGCGGACCGTGCGCACGCCGCGCTGGGCGAGTTCCTCGCCCAGCAGGCGCAGCATCGCCTGGTCGCGGTTGCCGCCCGCGCCGTGCGCGAGGATCAGCGTCGCGCGGACCGCGGACTCGGGGCCGTCGGGGTCGTGCATCGAGAGCCAGGTCACTCGATCAGCCTACGGTCTCGGATAACCTGCACCCATGAATGTTTCTGCGCAGGGCCCCCTCGCCGGGCTGAAGGTCGTCGAATTCGCGGGTCTGGGACCCGCCCCCCATGCGGCGATGCTGCTCGCCGACCAGGGCGCCGACGTCGTCTCGGTGCAGCGCCCCGGCGTCGGCGTGAACGGCATCACCGGCACCCCGTCGGGCGTCAAGCGCGGCCGCACCATCGTCGAGGCGGATCTGAAGAACCCCGACGACATCGCCACCATCCTCGACCTCATCGACCGGGCCGACGTCGTCGTCGAGGGCTTCCGCCCCGGCGTCATGGAGCGTCTCGGCCTCGGCCCCGACGTCGTGCTCGAGCGCAACCCCCGCATCGTCTTCGCCCGGATGACCGGCTGGGGCCAGGACGGCCCGTTCGCGCAGCGCGCCGGCCACGACATGAACTACATCTCCCTCACCGGCCTGCTGCACGCCATCGGCCGCAAGGGCGAGCGGCCCGTGCCGCCGCTCAACCTCGTGGGCGACTTCGCCGGCGGCTCGATGTTCCTCGTCTTCGGCGTGCTCGCCGCGCTGTACGAGCGGAACACGTCGGGCAAGGGGCAGGTCATCGACGTCGCGATGGTCGACGGTGCCTCCCTCATCGGGCAGATGCAGTGGGACTTCCGGGGACAGGGCATCTGGAGCGACGAGCGCGGCGTGAACACGCTCGACGGTGGGGCGCCGTTCTACGACACCTACGAGACCTCCGACGGCAAGTACGTGTCCGTCGGGGCGATCGAGCCCCAGTTCTTCGCCGAACTGCTCGACAAGCTGGGGCTCAAGCAGGAGGACCTGCCCTACCAGCTCGATCAGGCCCGCTGGCCCGAGCTGCGCGCCGCGATCGAGGCCGCACTGAAGACGCGGACCCGCGACGAGTGGGCCGAGGTGTTCTTCGACTCCGACGCCTGCGTCGCGCCGGTCCTCACCTTCGAGGAGGCCCCGAAGCACCCGCACATGGCCGCCCGGAAGAACCTGCAGGAGGTCGGGGGAGCGATGGCCCCGATGCCCGCGCCGCGCTTCTCCCGCACGCCCGCCGCGACGCCCGCGGCGCCGGATCCCACGGCCGTCGATCCGGCGACGATCTGGCGCGACTGATCGCCGGGTAGATCGGTGCCGAAACCGGCGCCGAACGCGGTCGCGCCGCGGGATTCGCGGCGTGACCGCCGACGACGTCGGTTTCGGGACGACCGCGGGGGCGGAATCCGGCCGCTGCGCAGGTGCTGCTATCCGACGACGAGCGTCGTGCCCGTGGCGCGGAGCGTGGAGCCCAGGTCGTAGAACAGCGAGCCGTTACGGGCGATCGGTCCGTCGAACGTGGCGGCGCGGCTGGCGATGCCGAGCGCGGCGTTGTCCGAGGTGCGGATCAGGGGGCCGCCGCTGTCGCCGACCTGGACGGGGATCGTGGTGGCGATGTAGCCGCCCTCCACGCTCACCACGGACCCGCAGCGCCAGCCCGACGAGACGCCCTGGCTGCACACCTGGTCGCCCGGGCGGGCGGTGCCCACCGAGCTCGGCCGGACCCGGCCGCCGGGCGCCGCCTTCGCGAGCTTCGGGTCGAGGGTGAACACGCCCCAATCGGGGGCGTCGGGCACGACGAAGGTGTCGGACTTGGTCAGCGCGGGCGCCGAGGAACCGGTGTTCACGCCGACGATCCGCCCGTCCACGACCACCTGCTGGCCCTGGGCGCCGCAGTGCCCGGCGTAGAGGCCCACGCGGGTGCCGTCGGGGCGCTGCCCGACGAAGCCGACGGTGCAGCCGCGGCCGTCGGCGACGTTGCCGACCAGCTTGGTCACGGTGAGCACGGAGCTGCCGGGCGTGACGGTCGCGACCGGCTCCGCCTGTGCGGCGACCGGGAGCAGCGCGGCGACGCCGCCGAGGACGGCTGCGGACGCGGCGGTGGTCCTCACGATCGACGTGATGGTGCGGCGCATGATCCTCCTCGGGTCGGCGCAAGACTGTGCGACGGTAGCGTGCCACACGCCACACCGCCTGTAAACCGAGTGATCGACGATGCGCGAGTTAAGTCAAGTGACCTGAGGTGCTGGATTGGCTCACTTCGCGGGCTTGGGTGTGACCCAGGTCGTGATCTTCGCGTGCACCACCTCGGTGCCCTTCTTGTCGCGCACGGCGATGTCGACGACCACGTCGCGCCCCGTCGTGATCGCATCCCAGTCGATCTCCTCGGCGAGGGTCGCGGTCGCGACGAGCGAGGACTCGGCCTTGGCCAGGTAATCCACCGTCATCGACTTGGGGAGCCAGCGGTGCGTGGCCGGCGTCGAGGCCTCCATCACCATGCCCATGCCGACCTCGGCGAGGTTGCAGGCGGCGATGGCGTGGAAGGTGCCGATGTGGTTCTGCACGAACCACCACTTGGGGCCGTGTACCACGGCGCGGCCGTACTCGATCTCGGAGATGTACGGCGTCACCGAGGCGAAGTACGGCGCCTTGAGTGAGGCGGCGGCGGAGAAGGCCAGCTTGCCGAGCGGCTTGTCGCTGAGGGTGCGCCACATCTTGTACGTGGTGGTGTCGGTCATGAGCGTTATCTTACCGCAGAGTAAGTTTGGT from Tsukamurella paurometabola includes the following:
- a CDS encoding alcohol dehydrogenase catalytic domain-containing protein gives rise to the protein MRIRGAVLEEIGRARPYAQSTPISVGELELAPPGPGELLVRIEAAGLCHSDLSVVDGNRVRPVPMLLGHEAAGIVEALGPGTEGVAVGDRVVMAFLPRCGECANCRTDGQLPCTPGSVANNAGELLGGGRRLSRDGAEVHHHLGVSGFATHAVVDARSVTRVDADVPPEIAAVLGCAVLTGGGAVLNAGAPSDGDDVIVIGLGGVGMAAVLTALSLQADGAVGRVIGVDAQPAKLEQVRALGADAAYTPAELAEAGVRAPVVIEAAGHPRAFESAVAATAVGGRTVTVGLPNPAARSEISPLVLTAEARTIIGSYLGSAVPQRDIPRYVELWRAGRLPVEKLISGVITLDQINEGMDSLADGAAVRQVIRF
- a CDS encoding ferredoxin--NADP reductase gives rise to the protein MSLTPHSSRSQIVTVTEVIDETALAKSFVFDAEWDYRPGQFVTVRVPSERTGSVARSYSLYTSPFDDAKPGVTVKRTVDGYASNWLCDNIAAGDELEVLPPSGVFVPESLDVPLLLLAAGSGITPIMSILSAALQAGTQPVALLYANADAANTIFRAEIARLEAEHERLTVIWWMEDERGIPDADTLAALLTPYHSRATYLCGRDEFMAACKEACRVIGTPREQVHQEIYASLTGDAFADIVPHEVEVAADSPQVTVHNLGATFTVPWPAGESLVDVLINNGHDVPYSCQSGECATCLCRLTKGTVEMAVTDGLDPDDAEDGYILGCQAKPTSPELEVEY
- a CDS encoding M50 family metallopeptidase, with the protein product MDHPLPAAVADVWDRVVADVAARSPAPAASVLVGTAVAALVLVLWRPAWRRAGHIVTIAHEGGHAVTAVACGRRLSGIRLHSDASGLTVSRGRPRGPGMVATFAAGYPAPTVIGLVAAVLLSRGYALAALWAAVLLLALLLVRIRNVFGLYVVAAAAAIVVAVSWWANPEAKIALAHLGTWFLLFGAPRAVVELHRIRRRGRGRESDADQLARLTGIPGGLWVALFAAATVGGAALGVLLLAGRAGLTPG
- a CDS encoding flavin-containing monooxygenase; the protein is MAHDVIIVGAGFGGMGAAIELLGRGRSDIVILEREDDLGGTWHVNHYPGLSVDIASVTYSYSFEPNPNWSRLYAPGSELKAYASRVADKYGLRPLMRFGVEVTGAEWDPQAAEWEVTVVRDGGLEQKLRTRYLITATGFLSQPKLPDIEGIDDFAGTVIHSAKWDDDADLAGQRIGVIGTGATGVQLVPELAKVAGHLTVFQRTPIWVVPKVDFAVPGPVKALFGALPITQRAARLANSTALEVLSTVGVLNYKYGHRFNDLAAVLAKAHLRAQVRDPEIRRALTPSYSFGCKRPTFSNTYFPTFERENVTLEASSIARVLPHGIEMTDGTVHELDTLVLATGFSLWEKNFPAISVTGRDGRDLGEFWREGRFQAYEGMAVPKFPNFFSLHSPYSYTGLSYFWTIEAQMVHLRRVFDEIDRRGARTVEVTEQANAKFLERMSHRLERSVFQLGACEGSRSYYFDPHGEATLLRPSSVVGARRDARAFPIDDYAFA
- a CDS encoding alpha/beta fold hydrolase; protein product: MTWLSMHDPDGPESAVRATLILAHGAGGNRDQAMLRLLGEELAQRGVRTVRIDLPFRRLRPKGPPSPSGQPADRASFAETARVLEVGGPVLWGGHSYGGRMASMAVAEGPDRPDGLVLLSYPLHPPGRPEKARTAHLPDITVPTVLVHGRRDPFASPEELAEAATLIAGPTTTVEVAAAHDLAPAKSGAPAKAADAVIAMLDAL
- a CDS encoding CaiB/BaiF CoA transferase family protein → MNVSAQGPLAGLKVVEFAGLGPAPHAAMLLADQGADVVSVQRPGVGVNGITGTPSGVKRGRTIVEADLKNPDDIATILDLIDRADVVVEGFRPGVMERLGLGPDVVLERNPRIVFARMTGWGQDGPFAQRAGHDMNYISLTGLLHAIGRKGERPVPPLNLVGDFAGGSMFLVFGVLAALYERNTSGKGQVIDVAMVDGASLIGQMQWDFRGQGIWSDERGVNTLDGGAPFYDTYETSDGKYVSVGAIEPQFFAELLDKLGLKQEDLPYQLDQARWPELRAAIEAALKTRTRDEWAEVFFDSDACVAPVLTFEEAPKHPHMAARKNLQEVGGAMAPMPAPRFSRTPAATPAAPDPTAVDPATIWRD
- a CDS encoding peptidase S1, whose protein sequence is MRRTITSIVRTTAASAAVLGGVAALLPVAAQAEPVATVTPGSSVLTVTKLVGNVADGRGCTVGFVGQRPDGTRVGLYAGHCGAQGQQVVVDGRIVGVNTGSSAPALTKSDTFVVPDAPDWGVFTLDPKLAKAAPGGRVRPSSVGTARPGDQVCSQGVSSGWRCGSVVSVEGGYIATTIPVQVGDSGGPLIRTSDNAALGIASRAATFDGPIARNGSLFYDLGSTLRATGTTLVVG
- a CDS encoding hotdog fold domain-containing protein, producing MTDTTTYKMWRTLSDKPLGKLAFSAAASLKAPYFASVTPYISEIEYGRAVVHGPKWWFVQNHIGTFHAIAACNLAEVGMGMVMEASTPATHRWLPKSMTVDYLAKAESSLVATATLAEEIDWDAITTGRDVVVDIAVRDKKGTEVVHAKITTWVTPKPAK